In Microbacterium lushaniae, the following are encoded in one genomic region:
- a CDS encoding DUF3515 family protein, translating into MSLARRLLGSIAVCALLAVFASACSSTVSLEPAEDANNPECARVIAQLKLQPNVAGESRRWTDAQATGAWGSPVSIILRCGVPVPGPSELPCFYLGGTDWLAFPEEDGLQRVVTFGRDPAFEVAIARTGALDFATVLEELGQLIDTHQNPAVAACSERTSIRG; encoded by the coding sequence ATGTCGCTCGCACGTCGCTTGCTTGGGTCGATAGCGGTATGCGCCCTTCTGGCGGTGTTCGCATCGGCTTGTTCGAGCACGGTCAGTCTGGAACCCGCTGAAGACGCCAACAACCCTGAGTGTGCCCGGGTTATCGCCCAGTTGAAGCTACAACCGAACGTCGCCGGCGAGTCGCGGAGATGGACGGACGCGCAGGCTACTGGCGCCTGGGGGTCGCCGGTATCGATCATTCTCAGGTGTGGCGTTCCTGTTCCTGGGCCTTCCGAGCTGCCCTGCTTCTATCTCGGGGGAACGGACTGGCTCGCGTTCCCCGAGGAGGACGGCCTTCAGCGAGTGGTCACGTTCGGGCGGGACCCCGCATTCGAGGTGGCGATAGCAAGAACGGGTGCTCTCGACTTCGCCACGGTCTTGGAGGAACTCGGTCAACTGATCGACACCCACCAGAACCCCGCCGTTGCTGCCTGCTCGGAACGCACAAGCATCCGCGGATAG
- a CDS encoding addiction module protein: MALDLNEYIEAGYALTPAERLEAARALQLSVDQDTDERQPEIDAAWEDEIDRRLDEFKRGEAVLVDGREGLAAIRDELAARVR; the protein is encoded by the coding sequence ATGGCGCTGGACCTCAACGAATACATCGAAGCGGGCTACGCACTGACGCCCGCCGAACGCCTTGAGGCTGCCCGCGCCTTGCAACTCAGCGTCGACCAAGACACGGATGAGCGCCAGCCCGAGATCGACGCCGCGTGGGAAGACGAGATCGATCGTCGACTGGACGAGTTCAAGCGAGGAGAAGCCGTTCTCGTCGATGGTCGCGAAGGTCTGGCTGCGATCCGGGACGAACTGGCAGCGCGCGTTCGGTGA
- a CDS encoding ABC transporter ATP-binding protein, which yields MIHAQSLTKRYGSKTAVDGIDFLVAPGRVTGFLGPNGAGKSTTMRMIVGLDRPTSGTVTINGRPYEDHRSPLHEVGVLLDARAVHPGRTARDHLLAMAATHRIGTKRVDEVIRLAGLDSVARKRVRGFSLGMGQRLGLATALLGDPATLILDEPVNGLDPEGVIWVRRLARTLATEGRTVLLSSHLMSEMAQTAEHLIVLGRGRVLADAPVSEILAKASSDSVLVRASDADRLGALLAAQGAGVTSAETDLLSVTRVAAARIAEIAAGAGVIVYELTPVTRSLEEAYMELTRDEVEYTTPQTPSEGTR from the coding sequence GTGATTCACGCTCAGTCCCTGACCAAACGCTACGGATCGAAGACCGCCGTCGACGGCATCGACTTCTTGGTCGCTCCGGGACGAGTAACCGGTTTCCTCGGCCCGAACGGGGCGGGCAAGTCGACGACGATGCGCATGATCGTCGGGCTCGATCGCCCCACCTCCGGCACGGTAACGATCAACGGGCGGCCCTACGAAGACCACCGGTCGCCGCTGCACGAGGTGGGAGTGCTCCTCGACGCGCGGGCCGTGCACCCAGGGCGCACCGCCCGCGACCATCTGCTCGCCATGGCGGCGACGCACCGCATCGGAACGAAGCGCGTCGACGAGGTCATCCGCCTCGCCGGTCTCGACTCGGTGGCGCGGAAGCGCGTACGCGGCTTCTCGCTCGGAATGGGACAGCGCCTCGGGCTCGCCACCGCACTGCTCGGCGACCCCGCCACGCTTATCCTCGACGAACCGGTCAACGGGCTCGACCCCGAGGGCGTCATTTGGGTGCGCCGACTCGCCCGCACCCTCGCCACGGAAGGGAGGACGGTCTTGCTCTCGTCGCACCTGATGAGCGAGATGGCGCAGACCGCGGAGCATCTGATCGTGCTCGGGCGCGGAAGGGTGCTCGCTGATGCACCCGTCAGCGAGATCCTCGCGAAGGCGTCGAGCGACTCCGTGCTGGTGCGTGCGAGCGATGCCGACCGTCTCGGCGCGCTGCTCGCCGCGCAGGGCGCCGGCGTCACCAGCGCCGAGACGGACCTCCTCTCGGTCACCCGGGTCGCCGCGGCGCGCATCGCGGAGATCGCGGCCGGAGCGGGCGTCATCGTCTACGAGCTCACGCCCGTGACGAGGTCTCTCGAAGAGGCGTACATGGAACTCACTCGCGATGAGGTCGAGTACACGACCCCCCAGACCCCTTCGGAGGGCACCCGATGA
- the map gene encoding type I methionyl aminopeptidase encodes MIEIFRSSEVDRARSAGAVVANILHELRERSTVGVNLLDIDEWARKLIVAAGAQSCYVDYAPSFGNGPFGHYICMAVNDAVLHGLPHDYALRDGDLVTLDLAVLKNGMAADAAVSFIVGPTKPASSIRLIEATENALAAAIDAARPGNRIGDISYAIGSVLEEAGYSINTEFGGHGIGSVMHGDPHIPNTGRPGRGYKLRPGLLLALEPWVMEDTDALITDPDGWTLRSATGCRTAHSEHTIAITTGAAEILTAPR; translated from the coding sequence ATGATCGAGATCTTCCGTTCATCGGAGGTCGACCGTGCCCGGTCCGCTGGCGCAGTGGTCGCGAACATACTGCACGAATTGCGCGAGCGGTCCACTGTAGGGGTGAACCTCCTGGATATCGATGAGTGGGCGCGCAAGCTCATCGTGGCGGCTGGCGCGCAGTCCTGCTACGTCGATTACGCGCCGTCGTTCGGCAACGGGCCCTTCGGGCACTACATCTGTATGGCCGTGAACGACGCGGTTCTTCACGGGTTGCCGCATGACTACGCGCTCCGGGATGGGGACCTTGTCACCCTGGATCTCGCGGTCCTCAAGAATGGGATGGCCGCGGATGCCGCAGTCAGCTTCATCGTCGGGCCGACCAAACCCGCAAGCAGTATCCGACTCATCGAGGCCACCGAGAACGCTCTTGCGGCCGCCATCGACGCAGCTCGTCCGGGGAACCGTATCGGCGACATCTCGTACGCCATCGGCTCCGTGCTCGAGGAAGCCGGGTACTCGATCAACACGGAGTTCGGCGGACATGGGATCGGTTCCGTCATGCACGGCGACCCGCACATACCGAATACTGGACGCCCTGGCCGTGGGTACAAGCTGCGCCCCGGTCTGCTTCTCGCCCTCGAACCCTGGGTGATGGAAGACACGGACGCTCTGATCACTGACCCGGACGGATGGACCCTTCGCAGCGCTACAGGCTGTCGCACAGCGCACAGCGAGCACACCATCGCGATCACCACGGGCGCCGCCGAGATTCTCACCGCGCCGCGCTAA
- a CDS encoding DNA-directed RNA polymerase subunit beta, translated as MTDSPRDFHKPVRRPAELFDRLFAADDPAEVSRVAHSTAQALVSRVRDDPSADVVERLVSFTDENGIDDIAELWSRSPARTLPGALWRLYLLQLMIHDDAQTAALLYERGRAEIASADPVVAGAPTPASPEELVALIDAILRGVFDGDFAVALDRAAAFCRVQASGATHLADDYEQTESDRASALTTRALRLSTYAGDLSTCAALWRSESLA; from the coding sequence ATGACTGATTCGCCCCGGGACTTCCACAAGCCGGTGCGCCGCCCCGCCGAGCTGTTCGACCGGCTCTTCGCCGCAGACGACCCCGCCGAGGTGTCGCGGGTGGCGCACAGCACCGCGCAGGCCCTGGTCTCACGGGTGCGCGACGATCCCTCGGCCGACGTGGTCGAGAGGCTGGTCTCGTTCACGGATGAGAACGGCATCGACGACATCGCCGAGCTGTGGTCGCGCTCGCCGGCCCGCACACTGCCGGGCGCCCTGTGGCGGCTGTACCTGTTGCAGCTGATGATCCACGACGATGCGCAGACCGCCGCCCTCCTGTACGAACGCGGCCGTGCCGAGATCGCGTCGGCAGACCCCGTCGTGGCGGGTGCGCCGACACCGGCCAGCCCGGAGGAGCTCGTCGCGCTCATCGACGCGATCCTGCGCGGAGTGTTCGACGGCGACTTCGCCGTCGCGCTGGACCGGGCGGCTGCGTTCTGCCGCGTGCAGGCATCGGGCGCGACGCATCTCGCCGACGACTACGAGCAGACCGAGTCCGACCGGGCGTCGGCGCTGACCACGCGCGCGCTGCGGCTCTCCACGTACGCCGGCGACCTGTCGACGTGCGCGGCGCTGTGGCGGAGCGAATCGCTGGCCTGA
- a CDS encoding type II toxin-antitoxin system RelE/ParE family toxin, whose translation MTYRWREHEAAHAELREAILFLEDQREGWGERFADAVEAAINSILESPDSWGLHRGRPRVPPVRSRSVAGFRYDIKYVVIEDEVIVLAYAHERRKPNYWSERL comes from the coding sequence GTGACCTACCGGTGGCGTGAGCACGAAGCTGCCCACGCGGAACTCCGCGAAGCAATCCTCTTCCTCGAGGACCAGCGCGAAGGGTGGGGTGAGCGCTTCGCCGATGCCGTCGAGGCAGCGATCAACAGCATCCTCGAATCGCCCGACAGCTGGGGGCTTCATCGTGGGCGCCCTCGCGTGCCGCCGGTGCGGTCGCGAAGCGTTGCAGGCTTCCGGTACGACATCAAATACGTCGTCATCGAGGACGAGGTGATCGTCCTGGCGTACGCGCACGAGCGACGCAAACCCAACTATTGGTCCGAGCGGCTCTGA
- a CDS encoding tyrosine-type recombinase/integrase: MGSIHSYTAASGKRVYRISYRKPDGSQATLRGFRTKFDAEIRLAEVEISKNRGTFVDPSDARILVGDLGEDWVASRRADLKPSTFRTVESAWRIHVRPKWGARAVGGIRHSEIQMWIAGLSTTHSATSVRRVHEILSGILEVAVRDRRISANPARGVKLPRKKSKPRAYLSHEQVAQLAAGAARPELIVFLAYTGLRWGEATGLRVKHIDLKRRRVSVEENAVEVGSFIEIGTPKTHEKRQVPYPAFFAETMQRLVAGKGREALVFGEGRIHVRRPKATTGWFNSAVCRAQEKSAAAIEAAVDAGEESPRPFPRVTPHDLRHTAASLAISAGANVKAVQRMLGHASAAMTLDTYADLFDDDLDAVSAAWDEAAGASGVVDLLRGDA, from the coding sequence ATGGGCAGCATCCACTCCTACACGGCAGCATCCGGGAAGCGGGTCTACCGGATCAGCTATCGCAAGCCTGACGGGAGCCAGGCCACGCTGCGCGGGTTCCGCACGAAGTTCGACGCCGAGATCCGACTCGCCGAGGTCGAGATCTCGAAGAACCGCGGGACGTTCGTCGATCCGTCCGACGCCCGCATCCTCGTCGGCGACCTGGGTGAGGATTGGGTGGCATCACGTCGGGCGGATCTCAAGCCGTCGACCTTCCGTACGGTCGAATCTGCGTGGCGCATTCACGTCCGTCCCAAGTGGGGCGCCCGGGCGGTGGGCGGGATCCGCCACTCCGAGATCCAGATGTGGATCGCCGGGCTCTCGACCACCCACAGCGCAACCTCGGTGCGTCGCGTCCACGAGATCCTCTCCGGCATCCTCGAGGTGGCTGTAAGAGACCGCCGGATCTCCGCCAACCCCGCTCGCGGAGTCAAGCTCCCGCGCAAGAAGTCGAAGCCCCGCGCCTACCTCAGCCATGAACAGGTCGCCCAACTCGCCGCCGGGGCCGCTCGCCCCGAACTCATCGTCTTCCTCGCCTATACCGGTCTGCGCTGGGGTGAGGCGACCGGGCTGCGGGTGAAGCACATCGACCTCAAGCGTCGCCGCGTGAGTGTCGAGGAGAACGCGGTCGAGGTCGGTAGCTTCATCGAGATCGGCACGCCGAAGACCCATGAGAAGCGTCAGGTCCCGTACCCCGCTTTCTTCGCCGAGACCATGCAGCGCCTGGTCGCCGGCAAGGGGCGGGAGGCCCTCGTCTTCGGTGAAGGACGGATCCACGTACGCCGGCCGAAGGCGACCACGGGATGGTTCAACAGCGCGGTCTGCCGCGCGCAGGAGAAGTCGGCCGCCGCCATCGAGGCTGCTGTGGATGCGGGGGAGGAGTCGCCGCGTCCGTTCCCGCGGGTGACGCCGCACGATTTGCGTCATACGGCCGCGTCCCTCGCGATCTCGGCGGGCGCCAACGTGAAGGCCGTGCAGCGGATGCTGGGCCATGCCTCCGCCGCCATGACCCTCGATACCTACGCCGACCTGTTCGACGACGACCTCGACGCTGTCTCGGCGGCCTGGGATGAAGCAGCGGGCGCCTCAGGTGTCGTCGATCTCCTGCGAGGCGACGCTTAG
- a CDS encoding ABC transporter permease subunit produces the protein MSATTTPVFAATGQNLSIGGIIHSEWIKLRSIRSTWWIYAAIVAITVGVGAQMSSSTSFAWFDGEVAQTGQQYAGVNVINLSTDINVLIVGVLGVLVIAGEYSSGMIRSTLTAVPRRVPALLAKALVFAVVTFLIGAMAVAVTIPISIPLLAGNGIDIRLDDPHYWRAMIGSVGYLVMVGLMAFAIGAFLRNIASGIATALGLVFVVPLGLGLVAGGAASQVWLHNLVALLPFNLGRALTSHPGYAEFVAPGSPLNRAEGLWVLEPWQGALGLVVWVVVLFSVAIVTLKRRDA, from the coding sequence ATGAGCGCGACCACCACTCCGGTCTTCGCGGCCACAGGGCAGAACCTCAGCATCGGAGGGATCATCCACTCCGAGTGGATCAAGCTCCGCAGCATCCGATCGACCTGGTGGATTTACGCCGCCATCGTCGCGATCACCGTCGGTGTGGGAGCTCAGATGTCCTCCTCGACGAGTTTCGCCTGGTTCGACGGAGAGGTCGCACAGACAGGCCAGCAGTACGCCGGCGTGAATGTCATCAATCTCAGCACCGATATCAACGTTCTTATCGTGGGCGTGTTGGGCGTGCTGGTGATTGCCGGCGAATACAGCAGCGGGATGATCAGGTCCACCCTCACGGCTGTACCGCGTCGGGTTCCCGCGTTGCTTGCCAAAGCGTTGGTGTTCGCCGTCGTCACCTTCCTTATCGGTGCAATGGCGGTGGCCGTCACGATCCCGATCTCCATCCCGCTGCTCGCCGGGAACGGCATCGACATCCGCCTCGACGACCCGCACTACTGGCGTGCCATGATCGGCAGCGTCGGCTACCTCGTGATGGTCGGGCTCATGGCCTTCGCGATCGGCGCGTTCCTGCGCAACATCGCGAGCGGCATCGCCACGGCACTCGGACTCGTGTTCGTCGTACCGCTCGGGCTCGGCCTTGTGGCCGGTGGTGCCGCGTCGCAGGTCTGGTTGCACAACCTCGTAGCGCTGCTCCCGTTCAACCTGGGCCGAGCCCTCACCAGCCACCCGGGTTACGCCGAGTTCGTTGCACCGGGCTCACCGCTCAACCGAGCCGAGGGTCTCTGGGTCCTCGAACCGTGGCAGGGGGCTCTCGGCCTCGTGGTCTGGGTCGTCGTGCTGTTCAGCGTGGCGATCGTGACGCTCAAGCGTCGCGATGCGTGA
- a CDS encoding class I SAM-dependent methyltransferase, translating into MTQLGLDARGIDLVPSFIDHARSSYPGIPFDLQSIDAIDEADGSLGGVLSWFSTIHHEPDAIAIPIAEFARVLRPGGQLVLGFFSGHSIEPFDHAVARAYRWPTQELQRMLTAEGFDVLETHVREARDQRTVGAIIGERRTSTA; encoded by the coding sequence TTGACGCAACTCGGGCTCGACGCGCGCGGCATCGACCTCGTGCCTTCCTTCATCGATCACGCCCGGTCGTCATACCCCGGCATCCCGTTCGACCTACAAAGCATCGACGCCATCGACGAAGCCGATGGGTCGCTCGGCGGCGTCCTCTCCTGGTTCTCCACGATCCATCACGAGCCCGACGCGATTGCGATACCGATCGCTGAGTTCGCGCGGGTGCTCCGTCCTGGCGGCCAACTCGTGCTCGGCTTTTTCAGCGGTCACTCCATCGAACCCTTTGATCACGCGGTCGCGCGCGCGTATCGATGGCCGACTCAGGAGTTGCAGCGAATGCTGACGGCAGAAGGATTCGACGTCCTAGAGACGCACGTGCGGGAGGCACGCGACCAGCGGACTGTGGGCGCGATCATCGGCGAACGGCGTACGTCAACGGCCTGA